The Streptomyces albofaciens JCM 4342 genome has a segment encoding these proteins:
- a CDS encoding Pls/PosA family non-ribosomal peptide synthetase, with amino-acid sequence MGKSVEAQAAGPSPAPAAAPPIGPPATPSAPDDRPGAPAGADAVLAATLADVLRVERVPPDAHFFTDLGADSLVMAHFCARVRKRADLPSVSMKDIYRYPTISALATALAEAAPGPAARAPVPPPDPAPSGAARPVGTPAYLLCGTLQLLTLLGCSFLVAAVTATGYDWMSAAPGPGGVYLRAVAFGAAVFLGLCALPVLAKWVLIGRWRPREIRIWGPAYFRFWAVRTLMHVSPLVLFVGSPLYVGYLRALGAKIGRDVTILSKHLPVCTDLLTVEAGTVIRKDAYFTCYRARAGVIRTGPVTLGQDVLINEATVLDIGTSLGDGAQLGHASSLHPGQNVPAGEHWHGSPAQRTDVDYRTLDAAGRGGPRVTYSVLQLLSALLVYLPLSIGGVSILLAEVPRPATLLDTGPLAFTTWSFYGEALVTSFVLFFGGTLVGLLAVTTVPRLLHLFLVPGKVYRLYGLHYSLHRAIARMTNVKFYTRLFGDSSYVVPYLGRLGYDLSRVEQTGSNFGTEVRQESPHLSTVGSGTMVADGLSIMNADYSRTSFRLSRVTIGPRNFLGNAVHYPPQGRTGDNCLLATKVAVPVDGPVREGVGLLGSPCFEIPRSVERDAAFDHLRSGDELRRHLAAKNAYNLRTMGLFLLVRWSQLFVVTLIAWAAADLYAVLGAVAVALGSVLALLFSVGHSVCVEGAATGFRRQAPRYCSIYAPYFWRHERFWKLHAMPLRFLNGTPFKSLFWRLLGARVGRRVFDDGCFLPERSLVTIGDHATLNVGSVIQCHSQEDGTFKSDRTTLGAGCTLGTGAFVHYGATVGDGAVLAPDSFLMKGEDVPRHARWGGNPAREMPDTMTEK; translated from the coding sequence CTGGGAAAATCCGTCGAGGCGCAGGCAGCCGGCCCGTCCCCCGCCCCGGCAGCCGCACCGCCGATCGGCCCGCCCGCCACCCCGTCCGCCCCCGATGACCGTCCCGGCGCCCCGGCCGGCGCCGATGCCGTGCTCGCCGCGACGCTGGCGGACGTCCTGCGCGTCGAGCGGGTGCCGCCCGACGCCCACTTCTTCACCGACCTGGGCGCCGACTCGCTGGTCATGGCCCACTTCTGTGCCCGCGTCAGGAAGCGTGCCGACCTCCCGTCGGTGTCGATGAAGGACATCTACCGGTACCCGACGATCAGTGCCCTGGCGACGGCACTCGCCGAAGCCGCGCCCGGACCGGCCGCCCGGGCGCCGGTGCCGCCGCCGGACCCCGCGCCGTCCGGGGCGGCGCGCCCCGTCGGCACCCCCGCGTACCTCCTGTGCGGAACGCTCCAGCTCCTGACGCTCCTCGGCTGCTCCTTCCTCGTCGCGGCCGTCACCGCCACCGGATACGACTGGATGTCCGCCGCGCCGGGCCCGGGCGGCGTCTACCTGCGGGCGGTCGCCTTCGGCGCCGCGGTCTTCCTCGGCCTGTGCGCCCTGCCGGTACTCGCCAAGTGGGTGCTCATCGGGCGGTGGCGGCCCCGGGAGATACGCATCTGGGGCCCGGCGTACTTCCGCTTCTGGGCCGTCAGGACGCTGATGCACGTCAGCCCGCTGGTCCTCTTCGTGGGGTCGCCGCTCTACGTCGGCTACCTCAGGGCGCTGGGCGCGAAGATCGGACGGGACGTCACGATCCTGTCCAAGCACCTGCCGGTCTGCACCGACCTGCTGACCGTCGAAGCGGGCACGGTCATCCGCAAGGACGCGTACTTCACCTGCTACCGGGCCCGCGCCGGAGTGATCCGGACCGGCCCGGTCACCCTCGGGCAGGATGTGCTCATCAATGAGGCGACGGTGCTCGACATCGGAACCTCGCTCGGCGACGGGGCCCAACTGGGCCACGCGTCCTCCCTCCACCCGGGGCAGAACGTCCCCGCCGGCGAACACTGGCACGGCTCTCCCGCGCAGCGTACCGACGTGGACTACCGGACGCTCGACGCGGCCGGACGCGGCGGCCCGCGCGTCACCTACAGCGTGCTGCAACTGCTGAGCGCGCTGCTCGTGTACCTGCCGCTGAGCATCGGCGGGGTGAGCATCCTGCTGGCCGAAGTCCCGCGGCCGGCTACGCTTCTGGACACCGGACCGCTCGCCTTCACGACCTGGTCGTTCTACGGCGAAGCGCTGGTCACCTCGTTCGTGCTGTTCTTCGGCGGAACGCTCGTCGGCCTGCTCGCGGTGACCACGGTGCCCCGGCTGCTCCACCTCTTCCTCGTGCCCGGCAAGGTCTACCGGCTCTACGGGCTGCACTATTCGCTGCACCGGGCCATCGCCCGGATGACCAACGTCAAGTTCTACACCAGGCTCTTCGGCGACAGCTCCTACGTCGTCCCCTACCTCGGGCGCCTCGGGTACGACCTGTCCCGCGTCGAGCAGACCGGCTCGAACTTCGGCACGGAGGTACGGCAGGAATCGCCGCACCTGAGCACGGTCGGCAGCGGCACGATGGTCGCCGACGGCCTGTCGATCATGAACGCGGACTACTCCCGGACCTCCTTCCGCCTGTCCCGCGTCACCATCGGACCGCGCAACTTCCTCGGCAACGCCGTCCACTACCCGCCACAGGGCCGGACGGGCGACAACTGCCTCCTCGCCACGAAGGTCGCGGTCCCCGTGGACGGGCCCGTCCGGGAAGGCGTCGGCCTGCTGGGCTCGCCCTGCTTCGAGATCCCCCGGTCCGTCGAGCGCGACGCCGCCTTCGACCACCTGCGCAGCGGCGATGAGCTGCGCCGCCACCTCGCCGCCAAGAACGCCTACAACCTGCGCACGATGGGTTTGTTCCTGCTGGTCCGGTGGTCGCAGCTGTTCGTGGTCACACTGATCGCCTGGGCCGCCGCCGACCTCTACGCGGTGCTCGGCGCCGTGGCGGTCGCGCTGGGATCCGTCCTCGCGCTGCTCTTCTCCGTCGGCCACTCCGTGTGCGTCGAAGGCGCGGCCACCGGGTTCCGGCGCCAGGCCCCGCGCTACTGCTCGATCTACGCGCCGTACTTCTGGCGGCACGAACGGTTCTGGAAGCTCCACGCGATGCCCCTGCGCTTCTTGAACGGCACCCCGTTCAAGAGCCTGTTCTGGCGGCTGCTGGGCGCCCGGGTCGGCCGGCGCGTCTTTGACGACGGCTGCTTCCTGCCCGAACGCTCCCTCGTCACGATCGGCGACCACGCCACGCTCAACGTGGGCAGCGTCATCCAGTGCCACTCCCAGGAGGACGGCACGTTCAAGTCCGACCGCACCACCCTCGGCGCCGGCTGCACCCTCGGCACCGGAGCCTTCGTCCACTACGGCGCCACGGTGGGCGACGGCGCGGTGCTCGCGCCCGACTCCTTCCTCATGAAGGGCGAGGACGTGCCCCGGCACGCGCGGTGGGGCGGCAATCCCGCCAGGGAGATGCCCGACACCATGACCGAGAAGTGA
- a CDS encoding DNA alkylation repair protein codes for MAELAGLADPKTREVNARHGDDHGVNLGKLRALAKRLKTQQELARGLWATGDSAARLLALLICRPKAFGRDELDGMLREARTPKVHDWLVNYVVKKNPHAEELRLAWFADPDPVVASAGWALTTERVAKKPAGLDLAGLLDTIEAEMRDAPDRLQWAMNHCLAQIGIAHAEHRARAIGIGERLEVLTDYPTSAGCTSPFAPVWINEMVRRQGGTAGG; via the coding sequence ATGGCCGAGCTGGCCGGGCTGGCGGATCCGAAGACACGCGAAGTGAACGCGAGGCACGGCGACGATCACGGCGTGAACCTCGGCAAGCTGCGCGCGCTCGCGAAGCGGCTGAAGACGCAGCAGGAACTCGCGCGCGGACTCTGGGCGACGGGCGACAGCGCGGCGCGGCTGCTGGCGCTCCTGATCTGCCGCCCGAAGGCCTTCGGGCGCGACGAACTGGACGGCATGCTGCGCGAGGCGCGCACACCCAAGGTGCACGACTGGCTCGTGAACTACGTGGTGAAGAAGAATCCGCACGCCGAGGAGCTGCGCCTGGCCTGGTTTGCCGATCCGGACCCGGTGGTCGCGAGCGCCGGCTGGGCGCTGACCACCGAACGCGTGGCGAAGAAGCCCGCGGGCCTCGACCTGGCGGGGCTGCTCGACACCATCGAGGCGGAGATGCGGGACGCCCCGGACCGCCTCCAGTGGGCGATGAACCACTGCCTGGCGCAGATCGGGATCGCGCACGCGGAGCACCGCGCCCGCGCGATCGGCATCGGCGAGCGCCTGGAAGTGCTCACGGACTACCCGACCTCTGCGGGCTGCACATCGCCGTTCGCACCCGTCTGGATCAACGAGATGGTGCGCAGGCAGGGCGGTACGGCCGGGGGCTGA
- a CDS encoding glyceraldehyde-3-phosphate dehydrogenase, giving the protein MTVNEDSFTNWKNREEIAESMIPIIGKLHRERDVTVLLHSRSLVNKSVVSILKTHRFARQIAGEELSVTETLPFLQALTALDLGPSQIDIGMLAATYRTDDRGLSVAEFTAEAVAGATGENKIECRAGRDVVLYGFGRIGRLVARLLIEKTGSGNGLRLRAIVVRGGGDQDIVKRASLLRRDSIHGQFQGTITVDEANNKIIANGNEIQVIYADDPSAVDYTAYGIKDAILIDNTGKWRDREGLSKHLRPGVAKVVLTAPGKGDVPNVVHGVNHDMIKPDETILSCASCTTNAIVPPLKAMADEYGVRRGHVETVHSFTNDQNLLDNYHKADRRGRSAPLNMVITETGAASAVAKALPDLDAKITGSSIRVPVPDVSIAILSLQLERETTREEVLDHLRKVSLTSPLKRQIDFISAPDAVSSDFIGSRHASIIDAGATKVDGDNAILYLWYDNEFGYSCQVIRVVQYVSGVEYPTYPAPVS; this is encoded by the coding sequence GTGACTGTCAACGAGGACTCGTTCACAAACTGGAAGAACCGCGAGGAGATCGCGGAGTCGATGATCCCGATCATCGGGAAGCTGCACCGCGAGCGGGACGTCACGGTCCTGCTCCACAGCCGCTCCCTGGTGAACAAGTCGGTGGTCAGCATCCTGAAGACGCACCGATTCGCCCGGCAGATCGCCGGTGAGGAGCTCTCGGTCACCGAGACGCTGCCGTTCCTCCAGGCGCTCACCGCGCTGGACCTCGGCCCTTCCCAGATCGACATCGGCATGCTGGCCGCGACGTACCGGACCGACGACCGCGGGCTGTCCGTGGCGGAGTTCACCGCCGAGGCCGTCGCCGGTGCCACGGGCGAGAACAAGATCGAGTGCCGTGCCGGACGCGATGTCGTCCTCTACGGGTTCGGCCGCATCGGCCGCCTCGTGGCCCGTCTGCTCATCGAGAAGACCGGTTCCGGCAACGGTCTGCGGCTGCGGGCCATCGTCGTACGGGGCGGTGGGGACCAGGACATCGTCAAGCGCGCCTCGCTGCTGCGCCGGGACTCGATCCACGGTCAGTTCCAGGGCACGATCACCGTCGACGAGGCGAACAACAAGATCATCGCCAATGGCAACGAGATCCAGGTGATCTACGCCGACGACCCGTCGGCGGTGGACTACACGGCGTACGGCATCAAGGACGCCATCCTCATCGACAACACCGGCAAGTGGCGCGACCGCGAGGGCCTGTCGAAGCACCTGCGCCCCGGCGTCGCGAAGGTCGTGCTGACCGCGCCGGGCAAGGGCGACGTCCCCAACGTCGTGCACGGCGTCAACCACGACATGATCAAGCCGGACGAAACGATTCTGTCCTGCGCGTCCTGCACCACCAACGCGATCGTGCCGCCGCTGAAGGCGATGGCGGACGAGTACGGCGTACGGCGCGGTCACGTGGAGACCGTCCACTCGTTCACCAATGACCAGAACCTGCTGGACAACTACCACAAGGCGGACCGCCGCGGCCGTTCCGCGCCGCTCAACATGGTCATCACCGAGACCGGCGCCGCCTCCGCCGTCGCCAAGGCGCTGCCCGACCTCGACGCGAAGATCACCGGCAGCTCGATCCGCGTCCCGGTGCCGGACGTCTCGATCGCGATCCTCAGCCTCCAGCTGGAGCGCGAGACCACCCGCGAGGAGGTCCTCGACCACCTCCGCAAGGTGTCGCTGACCTCGCCGCTCAAGCGCCAGATCGACTTCATCAGCGCGCCCGACGCGGTGTCGAGCGACTTCATCGGCTCGCGCCACGCCTCGATCATCGACGCCGGCGCCACCAAGGTCGACGGCGACAACGCGATCCTCTACCTCTGGTACGACAACGAGTTCGGCTACTCGTGCCAGGTCATCCGCGTCGTGCAGTACGTCTCCGGCGTGGAGTACCCGACCTACCCGGCCCCGGTGAGCTGA
- a CDS encoding ATP-binding protein, translating into MVSAAGPEGFPAALTTFVGRRQEAAGVGARLERGRLVTLTGAGGAGKSRLAIEVAMSRAPRHRDGVRFVELAVLADPLLLAHAVAAGLGVQEQAGRTLPAVLVERLRDADMLLVLDCCEHLVEAVAQFVLTLLSACPNLRVLATSRERLGVPGEVLWPVTGLATPPAHADGAEVLRYDAVRLFADRAAAVEPGFAVTDANAAAVAEICRKLDGLPLAIELAAARTNALDAAQLSGWLDGRFRFLAWETRASSPRHRTLDSVVEWSYNLLSEPERRLFERLAVFAGAFTLDAVEAVTAEGAGTADLGELLLRLVDKSLVTVVPRHTPARYRMLETLRAYGLARLRERGGLASLSAQHAAYFHDLAEQAWERFRGPHQAVWLERLRAEHDDLRAALEYLLASHDIDNAVCLAGALASFWDVQGHYAEGRVRLERALGADRDATAKGRVRALNGLGLLAVIQGDVERARQSCSEAERLSRRNGDLPGLACALQCLGFGALLKGNPDGAAEVLGESLEVALKTDEPWLEGWSYLLLAMVEVVRSDFTRASRHGRTAFRLLYEAGEPKGIAWAHLTLATASWGQEDVRDARARTGEALRLFHRLDAPWGLAEVFQIAAMLAMSRQHWDRAAALFGAADTARKKSGAALPAFLKGWRAAGIRKVRAELGDRRFGPAREHGLRWPLDAAVLAAAAELGTAPPPLPPARRETPRTGALRGEVSAAEAPRNGAAGGGTRALVESGTAVPHQAALRRKGDYWTLDHDGLVVHLKHTVGLGYLARLLSEPDREFLARELAAADRGPAAPGYPGVREWPSSPGTGDAGPALDARAKTAYRRRLRELAEELEEAERFHDTGRAERARVELDAVTEQLAGAVGLGGRDRRAASDTERARLSVTKALKAAVKRVAVHDPVLGLHLQRSVRTGAYCSYAPDPATRIVWR; encoded by the coding sequence ATGGTGTCAGCCGCAGGACCCGAAGGCTTCCCCGCAGCACTGACCACCTTCGTGGGCCGCCGTCAGGAAGCCGCCGGAGTCGGGGCGCGCCTGGAGCGCGGCCGGCTGGTCACGCTGACCGGAGCCGGCGGCGCCGGCAAGAGCCGGCTCGCCATCGAGGTGGCCATGAGCCGCGCGCCCCGCCACCGGGACGGTGTGCGCTTCGTCGAACTGGCCGTCCTCGCCGACCCGCTGCTGCTGGCGCACGCCGTGGCGGCCGGTCTCGGCGTGCAGGAACAGGCGGGCCGGACCCTGCCGGCGGTGCTGGTCGAGCGGCTGCGCGACGCGGACATGCTGCTCGTCCTGGACTGCTGCGAGCACCTCGTGGAGGCGGTCGCGCAGTTCGTCCTCACCCTGCTGTCCGCCTGCCCGAACCTCCGCGTCCTGGCGACGAGCCGGGAACGCCTGGGCGTCCCCGGCGAGGTCCTCTGGCCGGTGACGGGCCTCGCCACTCCCCCGGCGCACGCCGACGGGGCCGAGGTCCTGCGGTACGACGCGGTACGTCTGTTCGCCGACCGGGCCGCCGCGGTCGAGCCGGGGTTCGCGGTCACCGACGCCAACGCGGCGGCGGTGGCGGAGATCTGCCGCAAGCTGGACGGACTGCCGCTGGCCATCGAGCTGGCCGCGGCGCGCACCAACGCGCTCGACGCGGCGCAGCTCAGCGGGTGGCTGGACGGCCGCTTCCGGTTCCTGGCATGGGAGACCCGGGCGTCCTCCCCCCGCCACCGCACGCTGGACAGCGTCGTGGAGTGGAGTTACAACCTGCTCAGCGAGCCCGAGCGGAGGCTGTTCGAGCGGCTGGCGGTGTTCGCGGGCGCCTTCACGCTGGACGCCGTCGAGGCCGTGACCGCCGAGGGGGCCGGCACCGCGGACCTCGGGGAACTGCTGCTGCGGCTGGTCGACAAGTCGCTGGTGACGGTCGTACCGCGGCACACCCCGGCCCGCTACCGGATGCTGGAGACCCTGCGCGCGTACGGGCTGGCGCGATTACGGGAGCGCGGCGGCCTCGCGTCGCTGTCCGCGCAGCACGCCGCGTACTTCCACGACCTCGCCGAGCAGGCCTGGGAACGCTTTCGCGGGCCGCACCAGGCGGTGTGGCTGGAGCGTCTCAGGGCCGAGCACGACGACCTCCGGGCGGCCCTCGAATACCTGCTGGCCTCCCACGACATCGACAACGCGGTGTGCCTGGCCGGTGCTCTCGCCTCGTTCTGGGACGTGCAGGGCCATTACGCCGAGGGGCGCGTCCGGCTCGAACGGGCGCTGGGCGCGGACCGCGATGCCACCGCCAAAGGCCGCGTACGGGCGCTGAACGGACTGGGGCTCCTCGCCGTGATCCAGGGGGACGTGGAGCGCGCCCGGCAGTCCTGTTCCGAAGCCGAGCGTCTGTCCCGGCGCAACGGCGACCTGCCCGGCCTGGCGTGCGCCCTCCAGTGCCTCGGGTTCGGCGCCCTGCTCAAGGGCAATCCGGACGGTGCGGCCGAGGTGCTGGGCGAGTCGCTGGAAGTCGCCCTGAAGACCGACGAACCGTGGCTGGAGGGCTGGTCGTACCTGCTCCTGGCCATGGTGGAGGTCGTACGGAGCGACTTCACGCGGGCCTCCCGGCACGGCAGGACCGCGTTCCGCCTGCTGTACGAGGCGGGCGAGCCGAAAGGCATCGCCTGGGCCCACCTCACCCTCGCCACCGCTTCGTGGGGCCAGGAGGACGTCCGGGACGCCCGTGCCCGCACGGGAGAGGCGCTGCGGCTGTTCCACCGGCTCGACGCGCCGTGGGGCCTCGCCGAGGTCTTCCAGATCGCGGCCATGCTGGCCATGTCCCGTCAGCACTGGGACCGGGCCGCCGCGCTGTTCGGAGCCGCGGACACGGCGCGGAAGAAGTCCGGTGCCGCGCTGCCGGCCTTCCTCAAGGGGTGGCGGGCGGCCGGTATCCGCAAGGTGCGGGCGGAACTGGGCGACCGGCGTTTCGGCCCGGCGCGGGAGCACGGGCTGCGGTGGCCGCTCGATGCCGCCGTACTGGCCGCCGCCGCGGAACTCGGTACGGCACCGCCGCCGCTCCCCCCGGCCCGGAGGGAGACACCGCGTACGGGAGCCCTCCGCGGGGAGGTGTCCGCCGCGGAGGCGCCTCGCAACGGCGCGGCCGGAGGCGGCACCCGCGCCCTCGTGGAATCCGGGACAGCGGTGCCGCACCAGGCCGCGCTGCGCAGGAAAGGGGACTACTGGACCCTGGACCACGACGGCCTGGTCGTGCACCTCAAGCACACGGTCGGTCTCGGCTACCTGGCCCGGCTGCTCTCCGAACCCGACCGGGAGTTCCTGGCCCGCGAACTGGCGGCGGCCGACCGCGGTCCGGCCGCCCCCGGCTACCCGGGCGTACGGGAATGGCCTTCCTCCCCGGGCACCGGCGACGCCGGTCCGGCCCTCGACGCCCGCGCGAAGACGGCCTACCGCAGGCGCCTGCGCGAGCTGGCCGAGGAACTGGAGGAGGCCGAGCGCTTCCACGACACCGGACGGGCCGAACGGGCCCGCGTCGAACTCGACGCGGTGACCGAGCAACTGGCCGGCGCGGTCGGCCTGGGCGGCCGCGACCGCCGGGCCGCCTCCGACACCGAGCGGGCCCGTCTGAGCGTCACCAAAGCCCTGAAGGCCGCGGTGAAACGCGTTGCCGTGCACGACCCGGTGCTCGGGCTGCACCTGCAACGCAGCGTACGGACCGGGGCCTACTGCTCGTATGCGCCGGATCCGGCCACGCGCATCGTCTGGCGCTGA
- a CDS encoding non-ribosomal peptide synthetase, which translates to MARSAAEADREFWRGVLGGGGFTAIPRWTRDPVPGLAEHTATLPGDLLEALRHVADELAVPLRSVFLAAHVKVLAALTGEREVTLGYAATAGARPLPCRLTAAPGTWRALVLHTRRAESRLLAHQDAPVEDLTRQLGLEGPLHETVFDPHDTEDGLAPATVLTTGTALHRDRPALRLRHRTDALDAECAARIAGYHLTALALIAADPYAEHDRQSLLSTGERALQLEGLAGPRRELPDRRAHEIFEQRVAAHPDAVAAVHGDRRWTYGELNARANRIGRALLARGLRREGVVAVVTERNLDWTAAVLAVLKAGGVYLPIEPHFPADRVATTLTRAGCGLVLTEHGSTATLDEALESLPGTRCLTVEAAYAEDHPGHDLGVRVTPGQLAYIYFTSGSTGEPKGAMCEHAGLLNHLYAKIDDLEIGPGQVVAQTAPQCFDISLWQLIAALLVGGRTLLIEQEAVLDVPRFVDRLADGRVSVLQVVPSYLEAVLSYLEQHPRELPDLAYVSATGEALKPELAQRWFAARPGVALVNAYGLTETSDDTNHEVMRRAPDGPRVPLGPPVANVRQYVVDEHLAPVPLGAPGAIVFSGVCVGRGYVNDPERTRACFGTDPHRPGQRLYQGGDFGRWRPDGKLEFLGRRDTQVKVRGFRVETGEVENALLRVPGVRDAAVVVGEPAGQAARLVAFYSGPRPVGADTLRGRLARSLPAYMVPSAFHWRGDGLPLTANSKTDRKALTALAAGPDATDDHRHTPRTPTERRLAAAWATVLGIPEDRIGRRDHFFDRGGTSLAAVKLAILLDRAVSLKDVTRRPVLTDLAGLLDRRSGTDTDTGTRLLRPLSAPDAAHEGALVCFPGEGGDTAAFQPLAEALRGSGWGVYGAGPVTATERVGHLVAELTRLAPDELLLWGHGSGAAHAVEAARQLEKRGKRARRLFIAGHVPDDIHPPSAPPAAKLTTPVTLVVAADDPRTAPFRHRYRAWELLAEHVELYELTAGGHGLPLTRPDDTARAVLRAAGLRAPS; encoded by the coding sequence ATGGCCAGGTCAGCAGCAGAAGCCGACCGCGAGTTCTGGCGCGGCGTGCTCGGCGGCGGTGGCTTCACCGCCATCCCGAGGTGGACCCGCGACCCCGTACCGGGCCTGGCCGAGCACACGGCCACGCTCCCCGGCGACCTCCTGGAGGCCCTGCGACACGTCGCGGACGAACTGGCGGTGCCGCTCCGCTCCGTATTCCTGGCCGCGCACGTCAAGGTGCTCGCCGCACTGACCGGCGAGCGCGAGGTCACCCTCGGCTACGCCGCGACGGCGGGCGCCCGGCCGCTCCCGTGCCGGCTGACGGCCGCCCCCGGCACCTGGCGGGCGCTGGTCCTGCACACCCGCCGGGCCGAATCCCGGCTGCTGGCACACCAGGACGCGCCGGTCGAGGACCTGACACGGCAACTGGGCCTGGAAGGCCCGCTCCACGAGACGGTCTTCGACCCGCACGACACCGAGGACGGCCTCGCTCCGGCCACCGTCCTCACCACGGGCACCGCCCTGCACCGGGACCGCCCGGCCCTACGGCTGCGCCACCGCACCGACGCCCTCGACGCGGAGTGCGCCGCCCGGATCGCCGGATACCACCTGACCGCCCTCGCCCTGATCGCCGCCGACCCGTACGCCGAACACGACCGGCAGAGCCTGCTCTCCACCGGCGAACGCGCCCTCCAGCTCGAAGGGCTCGCCGGGCCCCGCAGGGAACTCCCGGACCGCCGCGCGCACGAGATCTTCGAACAGCGGGTGGCTGCGCACCCCGACGCCGTCGCGGCCGTCCACGGCGACCGGCGCTGGACGTACGGCGAACTCAATGCCCGCGCGAACCGGATCGGCCGCGCCCTGCTCGCCCGGGGCCTGCGCCGCGAGGGAGTCGTCGCGGTGGTCACCGAACGCAACCTGGACTGGACGGCCGCCGTCCTCGCCGTCCTGAAGGCCGGCGGCGTCTACCTGCCCATCGAGCCGCACTTCCCCGCCGACCGCGTCGCGACCACCCTCACCCGGGCCGGCTGCGGCCTCGTCCTCACCGAACACGGCAGCACGGCCACCCTCGACGAGGCCCTGGAGTCCCTGCCCGGGACCCGGTGCCTGACCGTGGAGGCGGCCTACGCGGAAGACCACCCCGGTCACGACCTCGGCGTCCGCGTCACGCCCGGCCAACTCGCCTACATCTACTTCACCTCCGGGTCCACCGGCGAGCCCAAGGGCGCGATGTGCGAGCACGCCGGCCTGCTCAACCACCTCTACGCCAAGATCGACGACCTGGAGATCGGCCCCGGCCAGGTGGTCGCCCAGACCGCGCCCCAGTGCTTCGACATCTCGCTGTGGCAGCTGATCGCCGCGCTCCTCGTCGGCGGCCGCACCCTCCTGATCGAGCAGGAGGCGGTCCTGGACGTCCCCCGCTTCGTCGACCGGCTCGCCGACGGCCGGGTCAGCGTCCTCCAGGTCGTACCGTCGTACCTGGAAGCCGTCCTGTCCTACCTGGAGCAGCACCCCCGCGAACTGCCCGACCTCGCGTACGTGTCCGCGACCGGCGAGGCGCTCAAACCCGAGCTGGCGCAGCGCTGGTTCGCCGCCCGGCCCGGCGTCGCCCTGGTCAACGCGTACGGACTGACCGAGACCTCGGACGACACCAACCACGAGGTCATGCGCCGCGCGCCGGACGGGCCGCGGGTCCCGCTCGGCCCGCCGGTCGCCAATGTCCGCCAGTACGTCGTCGACGAACACCTCGCGCCGGTCCCGCTCGGCGCGCCCGGCGCGATCGTCTTCTCCGGCGTGTGCGTGGGCCGCGGCTACGTCAACGACCCCGAACGCACCCGCGCCTGCTTCGGCACCGACCCCCACCGGCCCGGCCAACGGCTGTACCAGGGCGGTGACTTCGGCCGTTGGCGGCCCGACGGGAAGCTGGAGTTCCTCGGCCGCCGCGACACCCAGGTCAAGGTCCGCGGCTTCCGCGTGGAGACCGGCGAGGTCGAGAACGCGCTGCTACGGGTGCCCGGCGTCCGCGACGCCGCCGTGGTCGTCGGCGAACCGGCCGGACAGGCCGCGCGCCTGGTGGCCTTCTACAGCGGTCCGCGGCCGGTCGGCGCGGACACCCTGCGCGGCCGCCTGGCACGGTCGCTGCCCGCGTACATGGTCCCGTCGGCCTTCCACTGGCGCGGCGACGGACTGCCGCTGACCGCCAACAGCAAGACCGACCGCAAGGCCCTGACCGCACTCGCCGCCGGACCGGACGCCACCGACGACCACCGCCACACACCGCGCACACCGACCGAACGGCGCCTCGCCGCCGCGTGGGCCACGGTGCTCGGCATACCCGAGGACCGCATCGGCCGCCGCGACCACTTCTTCGACCGCGGCGGCACCTCGCTCGCGGCGGTGAAACTGGCGATCCTCCTGGACCGCGCGGTCTCCCTCAAGGACGTCACCCGGCGGCCGGTCCTCACCGACCTGGCAGGGCTGCTCGACCGCAGGTCGGGCACGGACACCGATACGGGTACGCGGCTGCTGCGCCCACTGTCCGCACCGGACGCCGCCCACGAGGGCGCCTTGGTCTGCTTCCCCGGGGAGGGCGGCGACACGGCGGCCTTCCAACCACTGGCCGAGGCGTTGCGCGGGAGCGGGTGGGGAGTGTACGGGGCCGGACCGGTGACCGCCACGGAACGCGTCGGTCACCTCGTCGCCGAGCTGACCCGGCTCGCCCCGGACGAACTCCTGCTGTGGGGACACGGCTCGGGGGCCGCCCACGCCGTGGAGGCGGCCAGGCAGCTGGAGAAGCGCGGGAAGCGCGCCCGACGGCTGTTCATCGCCGGGCACGTGCCCGATGACATCCACCCACCATCCGCACCGCCGGCGGCGAAGCTGACCACCCCGGTCACCCTCGTCGTCGCGGCCGACGACCCGCGCACCGCCCCGTTCCGGCACCGGTACCGCGCCTGGGAGCTGCTGGCCGAGCACGTCGAGCTGTACGAGCTGACGGCGGGCGGCCACGGTCTCCCGCTCACCAGGCCGGACGACACGGCGCGGGCGGTGCTGCGCGCCGCCGGACTGCGGGCGCCCTCCTGA